A window from Culex pipiens pallens isolate TS chromosome 3, TS_CPP_V2, whole genome shotgun sequence encodes these proteins:
- the LOC120431496 gene encoding fatty acid hydroxylase domain-containing protein 2-like, which translates to MQSAFENATFEVAQNWNESSSSSYLHEKWNAFLDVVGDNPDHVYVWGLTIWTYGWFWLIGAIFLLMDLTGWPAFMRKYKNQPGTNEPPEWAKLKRLVTRVALNQFVYGVPFAYLTYYVRKMTLEMPDIRQLPTIDVFLRDFAICVVTWEMGFYYSHRFLHAGFWYKYIHKVHHEWSSPVAWSVMYCHPLEFILSDQIPIFIGPAICKSHPVTIAVWFLYVVVDTVVDHSGYHVPFFLYSRQHDYHHEKFNENFGVFGWCDSLHGTNKKYLQKIRSDKKSVKFTQEPDSKEQKDR; encoded by the exons ATGCAGAGTGCATTTGAAAATGCAACCTTCGAGGTTGCTCAAAACTGGAACGAAAGTTCCAGTTCATCGTACTTGCACGAAAAGTGGAATGCTTTTCTCGATGTAGTTG GTGACAACCCGGACCACGTGTACGTCTGGGGCCTCACAATCTGGACATACGGCTGGTTCTGGCTCATCGGTGCCATCTTCCTTCTTATGGACCTAACCGGGTGGCCTGCCTTCATGCGAAAGTACAAGAACCAACCCGGCACCAACGAACCTCCCGAGTGGGCCAAGCTAAAGCGCCTAGTGACACGAGTGGCCCTCAACCAGTTCGTGTACGGAGTTCCGTTCGCCTATCTGACCTATTACGTGCGCAAGATGACCCTCGAAATGCCCGACATTCGGCAGCTGCCCACGATCGACGTGTTCCTGCGGGACTTTGCGATCTGTGTCGTGACCTGGGAAATGGGCTTCTACTACAGCCATCGCTTTCTGCATGCCGGATTCTGGTACAAGTACATCCACAAGGTCCACCACGAGTGGTCCTCGCCGGTGGCATGGTCCGTCATGTACTGCCATCCGTTGGAGTTTATCCTGAGCGATCAGATCCCGATCTTCATCGGACCGGCCATCTGCAAGAGTCATCCGGTGACTATTGCTGTTTGGTTTCTGTATGTCGTGGTGGACACCGTTGTGGACCATTCCGGCTATCATGTTCCGTTTTTCCTCTACTCGAGACAGCACGACTATCACCATGAAAA ATTCAACGAAAACTTCGGAGTGTTCGGTTGGTGCGATTCCTTGCATGGAACCAACAAGAAATATCTCCAAAAAATACGAAGTGATAAAAAATCGGTCAAATTTACGCAAGAGCCAGATTCCAAAGAGCAAAAAGATCGATAA
- the LOC120431495 gene encoding WSCD family member AAEL009094, with translation MALRGWRLFGLAGTILVYIGGILFLSFVSLQSPNQQKRNHARGYGAGGGGGGPGSGGEFETLRNRDLGLLGKKPPLQWCTELRYADAPVPQQKAFKLLQTFPGHFVKKFHQSYHAPVKLDTEQQQPPQHYEVHKPVVVDSVTSSKSQTQSPQRPNSNSNKFNSKLADSDRIAAAAASTGADRHLPPVAKTSVSTTVARPLTALVSFPGSGNTWLRYLLQQSTGIFTGSVYKDYGLLKSGFPAENIANSSVLVVKTHEWGPTAWTPYGRAILLIRDPEKSILAEFNRQSGGHVGFASPDRYRRTKGRYWTQFVKNKLWAWEQTNLSWAKNFTGEVKLVFYDDLVENVEGTLRSILKFLKFPVNEELLACALMRKEGIYRRKKRILQFDPYSPAMHAIIDEKRGEVYAALGRYDAH, from the exons ATGGCCCTGCGAGGTTGGCGACTGTTCGGGTTGGCCGGAACGATCCTGGTGTACATCGGCGGCATTCTGTTCCTGTCCTTTGTCTCGCTGCAGAGCCCGAACCAGCAGAAGCGTAACCATGCCCGGGGTTACGGCgctggcggcggcggtggcggtcCCGGCTCCGGCGGTGAGTTTGAAACGTTGCGCAACCGTGACCTTGGCCTGCTGGGGAAGAAGCCCCCGCTGCAGTGGTGCACGGAACTGCGGTACGCGGATGCTCCGGTGCCCCAGCAGAAGGCCTTCAAGCTGCTCCAGACGTTTCCGGGGCATTTCGTGAAAAAGTTCCACCAAAGTTACCACGCCCCGGTCAAGCTGGACactgagcagcagcagccgccacAGCACTACGAGGTCCACAAACCGGTGGTCGTCGATTCCGTGACGTCCTCAAAGTCCCAAACCCAGTCGCCACAAAGGCCTAATAGTAACAGCAACAAATTTAACAGTAAGCTAGCAGATAGTGATAgaatagcagcagcagcagcttcgaCCGGTGCAGATCGGCATCTACCTCCGGTGGCAAAGACGTCGGTGTCGACGACGGTGGCGAGGCCACTGACGGCGCTGGTGTCTTTCCCCGGCAGTGGAAACACCTGGCTGCGGTACCTGTTGCAGCAGTCGACGG GTATCTTCACCGGAAGTGTGTACAAAGATTACGGCCTACTCAAAAGTGGCTTTCCTGCGGAAAATATAGCCAATTCTTCG GTCCTCGTCGTAAAAACGCACGAGTGGGGCCCGACCGCGTGGACCCCGTACGGGCGGGCCATCCTGCTGATCCGGGACCCGGAGAAGTCCATCCTGGCCGAGTTCAACCGCCAAAGTGGGGGCCACGTCGGGTTCGCGTCGCCCGACCGCTACCGCCGCACCAAGGGCCGAT acTGGACCCAATTCGTCAAGAACAAGCTGTGGGCCTGGGAGCAGACCAACCTTTCGTGGGCGAAAAACTTTACCGGCGAGGTGAAGCTGGTCTTCTACGACGATCTGGTGGAGAACGTCGAGGGCACACTTCGAAGCATTCTCAAGTTCCTCAAATTCCCGGTGAATGAA gaaCTCTTGGCGTGCGCCCTGATGCGAAAGGAGGGAATCTACCGGCGCAAGAAGCGAATTCTACAGTTCGACCCGTATAGTCCGGCGATGCACGCGATCATCGACGAGAAACGTGGCGAAGTGTACGCCGCGCTGGGACGCTACGACGCGCACTGA